The Peribacillus sp. FSL E2-0218 genome contains a region encoding:
- the ablB gene encoding putative beta-lysine N-acetyltransferase, with the protein METGIIEKQIKKQRCTIHLTIDHFNKRVRVEDYLGHFQECIEETLKAAADMAAEKIIFKTRKENLQELLSRGFLYEGSIDRFFLGSDCFFLVKYTRNERRNSVEWDKEDRILTDVLNLPSKAGRDEPPSTYQVRKAELADAKQLAQLYGKVFEVYPTPMNDPAYVKKCIENGTVFYIYLHEGKLVSAASAEIDAFYHNAEITDCATLPEHRQFGLMKHLIANIEDYLISHEIYCIYSIARSLSFGMNAALHQHGYSYRGRLANNCYIFDKLEDMNLWVKNYT; encoded by the coding sequence ATGGAAACGGGAATCATCGAAAAACAAATTAAAAAGCAGCGCTGCACCATTCATTTGACGATCGACCACTTTAATAAGCGAGTCAGGGTGGAGGATTATCTCGGTCATTTTCAAGAATGCATCGAGGAAACTTTAAAGGCGGCCGCCGACATGGCTGCAGAGAAAATCATTTTCAAGACCCGCAAAGAAAACCTTCAGGAATTGCTCTCCCGGGGCTTCTTATACGAAGGCAGCATCGATAGGTTCTTTTTGGGAAGCGACTGCTTCTTCCTTGTCAAATATACTAGGAATGAACGGCGAAACAGTGTCGAATGGGATAAGGAAGATCGAATCCTCACCGATGTTTTGAATTTGCCGAGTAAAGCGGGACGGGATGAACCGCCGTCCACTTATCAGGTTCGCAAAGCGGAGCTAGCGGATGCCAAACAGCTTGCACAGTTATATGGCAAGGTTTTCGAGGTATATCCAACACCGATGAATGATCCGGCATATGTGAAAAAATGCATCGAAAACGGAACGGTTTTTTATATCTATCTTCACGAAGGGAAACTTGTCAGTGCCGCTTCAGCCGAAATTGATGCTTTTTACCATAATGCAGAAATCACCGATTGTGCGACATTGCCGGAACATCGGCAGTTCGGGCTGATGAAGCATCTGATTGCCAATATCGAAGACTATCTCATTTCACATGAAATTTATTGCATCTATTCGATTGCCAGATCGCTCTCATTCGGGATGAATGCGGCACTGCATCAGCATGGCTACTCCTATCGGGGGCGCCTCGCCAATAATTGTTACATCTTCGATAAACTTGAAGATATGAATCTATGGGTGAAAAATTATACATGA
- a CDS encoding peptidase yields MYENEIRTWLKDSRTKAVQLLQKLVQEPSRRGQEGSAQAIVVEKCRQLGLEIDLWEIGDEQLRNHPHFYCDRKDFKGNPNLVAIKRGTGSGKSIILNGHIDVVPEGDHSAWQDEPYSGRLMDGKVFGRGTTDMKGGNVSLLLAIEAIVESGIQLKGDVIFQSVIEEESGGAGTLAAVMRGYKADGAIIPEPTNMKLFPLQQGSMWFRLIVTGKSAHGGTRYEGVSAIDKAVVVMKEIKQLEQVRNEPLRHSLYKNVPIPVPINIGSLTSGNWPSSVPDTAVLEGRFGIAPTETMEEAQRSLIQLIEAMNERDEWFKEKPITLEWFGARWLPGSLETNHPLMKTIGTYYEKVRGKEPVVEASPWATDGGYLSTVGSTPVVVFGPGETKLAHDANEYIEVDKMMQAAEIIALTIIDWCEAEQN; encoded by the coding sequence ATGTACGAGAACGAAATAAGGACGTGGCTGAAGGATTCACGGACAAAGGCGGTTCAATTGCTGCAAAAGCTGGTCCAGGAACCGAGCAGGAGAGGGCAGGAAGGGAGTGCACAAGCCATAGTCGTCGAGAAGTGCAGGCAACTTGGGCTTGAAATAGATTTGTGGGAAATCGGGGATGAGCAATTGCGGAATCATCCTCATTTTTATTGTGATCGCAAGGATTTTAAAGGAAATCCGAATCTTGTCGCGATAAAAAGAGGAACCGGCAGCGGGAAGTCGATTATTTTGAACGGTCATATTGATGTAGTCCCAGAAGGTGATCATTCAGCATGGCAAGACGAACCGTATAGTGGCAGATTGATGGACGGAAAAGTATTCGGAAGGGGAACGACCGATATGAAAGGCGGCAATGTTTCCTTATTGCTGGCGATTGAAGCGATTGTCGAGTCAGGTATCCAATTGAAGGGAGACGTGATTTTTCAGAGTGTGATTGAAGAGGAAAGCGGGGGTGCCGGGACGCTAGCCGCGGTCATGCGCGGATACAAAGCGGATGGGGCGATCATCCCGGAACCTACCAATATGAAACTATTTCCGCTGCAGCAGGGATCGATGTGGTTTCGGCTGATCGTAACAGGAAAGTCTGCACATGGAGGCACAAGGTATGAAGGAGTCAGTGCCATTGATAAAGCAGTGGTCGTCATGAAAGAAATCAAGCAGCTTGAACAAGTTCGGAACGAGCCACTCCGTCATTCGCTTTATAAAAATGTCCCCATCCCGGTTCCGATCAACATAGGAAGCCTGACAAGCGGCAATTGGCCTTCTTCCGTGCCCGATACAGCCGTCCTTGAAGGAAGATTCGGCATTGCCCCTACAGAAACCATGGAGGAGGCTCAGAGGTCGCTGATCCAATTGATCGAAGCCATGAATGAACGTGATGAATGGTTCAAGGAAAAGCCGATTACATTGGAATGGTTTGGTGCCAGGTGGCTGCCTGGCAGTCTCGAAACGAACCATCCGCTAATGAAAACGATTGGAACGTATTATGAAAAGGTGAGGGGGAAAGAGCCGGTTGTCGAAGCATCTCCTTGGGCGACGGATGGAGGCTATCTGTCAACGGTGGGTTCGACCCCCGTCGTCGTGTTTGGACCGGGAGAAACGAAGCTGGCCCACGACGCCAACGAATATATAGAAGTGGATAAAATGATGCAGGCTGCGGAAATCATCGCCTTGACCATTATCGATTGGTGTGAGGCCGAGCAGAATTAA
- a CDS encoding 3-oxoacid CoA-transferase subunit B → MGLGTEDRNRLAKRAAAEISNGMLVNLGIGMPSLVPNHLIHARDVMFHAENGLVGMGSAPDKGKEDAHLCNAGGQPITIRDGASYCDSTVAFGMIRQGLVDITILGALQVSEAGDLANWIVPGSRVPGMGGAMELAAKAKKVIVLMEHCDKTGMSKIVETCTLPLTAKKCVHMIITELGVFSVTKAGLLLTDIFAAASISEIRKKTGASFTVSNNIHILQE, encoded by the coding sequence GTGGGCTTGGGAACCGAAGATAGAAATCGATTAGCGAAACGTGCTGCTGCTGAAATTAGCAATGGAATGCTGGTCAACTTAGGAATCGGGATGCCATCGCTCGTCCCGAATCATCTCATCCATGCTCGCGATGTGATGTTTCATGCAGAAAATGGCCTTGTGGGAATGGGCAGTGCTCCTGACAAGGGAAAAGAAGATGCTCATCTTTGCAATGCCGGTGGACAGCCGATCACCATCAGGGACGGGGCTTCCTACTGCGATAGCACGGTTGCATTCGGCATGATACGGCAGGGCTTGGTGGATATCACGATTCTTGGAGCCCTTCAAGTCAGTGAAGCGGGAGACCTTGCCAATTGGATCGTCCCGGGCAGTCGGGTGCCAGGCATGGGCGGTGCCATGGAACTGGCGGCAAAGGCTAAAAAGGTCATCGTCTTGATGGAGCATTGTGATAAAACGGGAATGTCTAAAATAGTCGAAACATGTACGTTACCGTTAACGGCCAAAAAATGCGTACATATGATCATCACGGAGCTTGGCGTGTTTTCCGTAACGAAAGCAGGCCTCCTATTGACCGATATATTTGCAGCCGCAAGCATAAGTGAAATCAGGAAAAAGACCGGAGCCTCCTTTACTGTGTCTAATAACATCCATATTTTACAAGAGTGA
- a CDS encoding CoA transferase subunit A, which produces MAVSENTFGKICRFEDIVHLFKDHQSILYGGFGGIGTPPGLINLILETGIKHLTLIGNDTGFPEIGIGKLVTQRRAKKVIASHIGSNPNAGSLMNNGELEVEFSPQGTLAERIRAGGMGLGGILTDIGIDADIVREGKQIITLGDERYLVEPALTGDIAIVYAEMADSYGNLIFDKTARNTNPLVAMAGKITIVEARHIVPLGSMDPEDIIVPGAFVDHIIPSKGVDWKWAWEPKIEID; this is translated from the coding sequence ATCGCCGTGTCTGAAAATACATTCGGGAAAATTTGCCGTTTTGAAGATATTGTCCATCTGTTTAAAGATCACCAGTCCATCCTTTATGGCGGCTTCGGTGGCATAGGGACACCTCCGGGCTTAATCAATCTGATTTTGGAAACAGGCATTAAGCATCTAACCTTGATTGGTAATGATACGGGCTTCCCCGAGATAGGCATCGGAAAACTGGTCACGCAACGCCGTGCCAAAAAAGTCATCGCCTCCCATATCGGTTCCAATCCCAACGCTGGTTCACTAATGAACAACGGTGAACTAGAGGTGGAATTCTCCCCGCAAGGGACACTTGCCGAACGCATCAGGGCTGGCGGGATGGGCCTGGGTGGGATACTGACTGATATCGGCATCGATGCCGATATCGTCCGGGAAGGCAAACAGATCATCACCCTCGGTGATGAACGATATTTGGTTGAACCGGCATTAACGGGGGATATCGCCATCGTATATGCAGAAATGGCAGATTCGTATGGTAATTTAATATTTGATAAAACCGCGCGGAATACGAATCCGCTCGTGGCGATGGCCGGCAAAATCACGATTGTCGAAGCACGGCATATCGTTCCGCTAGGCTCAATGGATCCCGAGGACATCATTGTACCGGGAGCCTTTGTCGATCATATCATTCCTTCGAAAGGAGTCGATTGGAAGTGGGCTTGGGAACCGAAGATAGAAATCGATTAG
- a CDS encoding aspartate aminotransferase family protein, protein MQQSSLIKPVLGGAYPTISHGQGVFLYDKKGKDYLDASSGAVTANIGHGVQEVMEAMVKQAKQVSFVYRSQFTSEAAEELAEKIAELTKGDLTYSFFVNSGSEATETALKIAIQHWQEKGKPRKQKVISRWMSYHGITMGALSMSGHPIRRERFTSMLESYPSVSPPYCYRCPLQLDAHTCGMACASELEASIRRIGSDNIAAFIAEPVIGAAGGAIVPPDGYFQKLKKICEEHDILFIADEVMTGFGRTGKMLACEHWDVEPDIVTLGKGMSGGYTPIAAAVMTKKVMEPILGGSRSIMGGHTLSANPLSCAISLAVLKYVEENELVEKSADRGKDLSRGLKKLARKYSFIGDIRGRGLLIGLEFVQDKVAKTPFPNPADVTQAIIELGMKNGILLYPAAAGLDGVTGSAIIISPPLTITEEECAELLMRIDITFQQFNETLGKLPS, encoded by the coding sequence ATGCAGCAGTCTTCATTAATTAAGCCGGTCTTAGGGGGAGCCTACCCGACCATCAGTCATGGTCAAGGCGTTTTTTTATACGACAAAAAAGGAAAGGATTACCTGGATGCCTCCTCCGGTGCGGTTACTGCCAATATTGGCCATGGTGTTCAGGAAGTGATGGAGGCGATGGTTAAACAGGCTAAACAGGTTTCATTCGTTTATCGGTCACAGTTTACTAGTGAAGCAGCAGAAGAACTTGCCGAGAAAATAGCTGAATTGACAAAGGGGGATCTAACGTATAGCTTTTTTGTGAACAGCGGCTCCGAAGCGACTGAAACGGCTTTGAAAATTGCGATTCAGCATTGGCAGGAAAAAGGAAAGCCACGGAAGCAAAAAGTCATTTCACGCTGGATGAGCTACCATGGTATTACGATGGGGGCGCTATCGATGTCTGGTCATCCAATTCGCCGGGAACGGTTCACCTCCATGCTTGAATCCTATCCTTCCGTGTCTCCGCCCTATTGTTACAGGTGTCCGCTTCAACTTGATGCACACACGTGCGGGATGGCCTGTGCGTCGGAATTGGAAGCATCAATACGCAGAATTGGCAGTGACAACATAGCGGCATTCATTGCCGAGCCTGTCATCGGTGCTGCGGGAGGGGCCATCGTCCCGCCTGATGGCTATTTTCAAAAGCTAAAGAAAATCTGCGAGGAGCATGACATATTATTCATTGCCGATGAAGTCATGACAGGCTTTGGCCGGACCGGTAAGATGCTTGCCTGTGAGCATTGGGATGTTGAACCAGATATCGTTACATTAGGCAAAGGGATGAGCGGCGGATATACCCCGATAGCTGCGGCAGTCATGACCAAAAAAGTGATGGAGCCGATACTGGGGGGATCAAGGTCCATCATGGGCGGTCACACGCTTAGTGCGAATCCATTATCGTGTGCCATTTCGTTGGCCGTATTGAAATATGTCGAGGAGAATGAACTGGTCGAGAAATCAGCCGATCGGGGGAAAGACCTGAGCAGGGGCCTGAAGAAACTGGCGCGGAAATATTCCTTTATTGGTGATATCCGTGGCAGAGGTTTATTGATTGGCCTCGAATTCGTTCAGGACAAAGTCGCAAAGACCCCGTTTCCAAACCCGGCCGATGTGACCCAGGCAATCATTGAATTGGGCATGAAAAATGGTATACTCCTCTATCCTGCAGCAGCAGGCCTTGACGGTGTAACCGGATCGGCGATCATCATTTCCCCGCCGCTGACGATAACGGAAGAAGAATGTGCTGAATTGTTAATGAGGATTGATATAACTTTTCAGCAATTTAATGAAACTTTGGGCAAGTTGCCATCCTAA
- a CDS encoding S66 peptidase family protein — translation MIPSRLQAGDEIRVIAPSRSLAIVKGEQRRLAEERLTELGFKVTYGKTALFHDDFFSNSIEDRIEDLHDAFRDPNVKGIFTAIGGYNANQLLRYIDYDLIEKNPKVLMGYSDITAILLAIHKKTDLTTYSGPHFSTFGMKAGLAYTMEHFKKATIESDGFFLAPSETWSDDSWHLEQEDRTFHPNDGYMVIQEGDAAGTVIGGNLCTLNLLQGTEFMPSLKGRILFIEDDEESHPFSFDRDLQSLLHQPDAGGIKGIIIGRFQKESGMTDYALQEIIATKKELKGIPVIANANFGHVHPFVTVPNGSKASLNVKNGKATIHIQT, via the coding sequence ATGATACCTTCCCGTCTGCAAGCAGGGGATGAAATACGCGTCATTGCGCCTTCGAGAAGCTTGGCGATTGTCAAGGGGGAGCAACGGAGATTGGCCGAAGAAAGATTGACGGAGCTTGGTTTTAAGGTGACATATGGAAAAACGGCTTTGTTTCATGATGACTTTTTTTCGAATTCGATCGAGGACCGGATCGAGGATTTGCATGATGCATTCAGGGATCCGAATGTAAAAGGAATCTTCACAGCCATCGGGGGTTATAATGCCAATCAATTATTACGGTATATCGATTACGATTTGATTGAAAAAAACCCTAAAGTGTTGATGGGATATAGTGATATAACCGCCATTTTATTGGCTATCCACAAAAAAACAGACTTAACTACATACTCCGGTCCGCATTTTTCTACATTCGGGATGAAGGCCGGGCTTGCATACACGATGGAGCACTTCAAAAAGGCCACAATCGAAAGTGACGGCTTCTTTCTAGCACCGAGTGAAACGTGGAGTGATGATTCTTGGCATTTGGAACAGGAGGACCGCACCTTCCACCCGAATGACGGGTATATGGTCATCCAGGAAGGGGATGCAGCCGGGACCGTCATTGGCGGAAATCTTTGCACCCTCAATTTATTGCAAGGAACAGAGTTCATGCCTTCCCTTAAAGGACGTATCCTGTTCATAGAAGATGACGAAGAAAGTCATCCATTCAGTTTTGACAGGGATTTACAATCATTGCTGCACCAGCCAGATGCAGGTGGAATCAAGGGAATCATCATCGGCCGTTTCCAAAAGGAATCGGGAATGACCGATTATGCCTTGCAGGAAATCATTGCAACAAAAAAAGAGCTAAAGGGCATTCCTGTCATCGCAAATGCCAATTTTGGCCATGTTCATCCATTCGTGACGGTACCAAACGGTTCGAAGGCATCCTTGAATGTGAAGAACGGAAAAGCAACGATCCATATCCAAACATAA
- a CDS encoding YjcZ family sporulation protein: MYGYGGFGGGYGYGGGNCGGGGGYGGGCGGFGSGFALIVVLFILLIIIGASFCC; the protein is encoded by the coding sequence ATGTACGGATATGGTGGATTTGGCGGAGGATACGGCTATGGTGGTGGTAACTGCGGCGGTGGCGGTGGATACGGTGGCGGTTGCGGCGGATTTGGATCAGGCTTCGCATTAATCGTTGTCTTGTTCATTCTGTTGATTATCATCGGTGCTTCATTCTGTTGCTAA
- a CDS encoding GDSL-type esterase/lipase family protein produces MKKYAKSFIPFAAIATILLISYILQKVPKTYGSDDSINVYQKFQSGQPIQYLVIGDSIGRGSGAENPSLTWFKQLEHKMNEKDDSRLHGDYVVQSGSTAFEGLFKLSQRREHEHKDLIFIVFGENDRKYMNVDDFTMTYEALIRKAKHLHPHAELFTITESSLKQDEFAAAIARLSNHYGATNVDMRPVFRNSGYTEKQLTKDLVHPNGLGYRFYANAIYDRFQDNVKREKTVAALPSKLHAHAELELSEIEHYEKMKGFRPKGGYYTSSEKGSVIDYQFNGSILGVKLLRSPDGGEVKVWIDGNEVTTLNTWWPFARERYIYVTNGLPPGPHTVRFEVAGRIKAFDQDTIPYVRIASIITD; encoded by the coding sequence TTGAAAAAGTACGCAAAATCCTTCATCCCTTTCGCTGCAATCGCCACGATTCTTCTTATCAGCTATATCCTTCAAAAAGTTCCTAAAACCTATGGATCAGATGATTCGATAAATGTTTATCAAAAATTCCAATCAGGACAGCCCATTCAATATCTCGTTATCGGTGACAGTATCGGCAGGGGATCTGGCGCTGAAAATCCTAGCCTGACATGGTTCAAACAGTTAGAACATAAAATGAACGAAAAAGATGATTCCCGTTTACACGGCGATTATGTAGTCCAAAGCGGCTCCACTGCTTTTGAGGGTCTATTCAAGCTTTCCCAAAGAAGGGAACATGAACATAAGGATTTGATTTTCATCGTATTTGGTGAGAATGACCGAAAATATATGAATGTCGACGATTTTACGATGACCTATGAGGCATTGATCAGAAAAGCAAAACACCTTCACCCTCATGCAGAATTGTTTACGATAACGGAAAGTTCCTTGAAGCAGGACGAATTTGCTGCCGCGATTGCACGTTTATCCAATCATTACGGCGCAACGAATGTTGATATGCGTCCGGTATTCAGGAATTCCGGTTATACGGAGAAACAGTTGACTAAAGATCTGGTTCATCCGAATGGTCTTGGCTATAGATTTTATGCGAATGCCATTTATGATCGCTTCCAGGATAACGTCAAACGGGAAAAGACTGTAGCAGCGCTTCCCTCTAAGCTTCACGCCCATGCGGAATTAGAATTATCGGAAATTGAACACTATGAAAAAATGAAGGGCTTCCGTCCTAAAGGCGGCTATTATACAAGCAGTGAAAAAGGCAGTGTGATAGATTATCAATTCAACGGGAGCATTCTTGGCGTAAAGCTGCTGAGAAGTCCGGATGGCGGAGAGGTCAAAGTCTGGATCGACGGCAATGAAGTCACGACATTGAATACATGGTGGCCATTCGCCCGGGAAAGATATATATACGTCACAAACGGACTACCTCCCGGTCCGCATACCGTCCGTTTTGAGGTAGCGGGGAGAATAAAAGCATTCGACCAGGATACCATCCCATATGTCAGGATTGCATCGATCATCACCGATTAA
- the msrB gene encoding peptide-methionine (R)-S-oxide reductase MsrB, protein MKSKDELKQKLSPIQYEVTQNNGTEPAFHNEYWNLKEAGLYVDIVSGDPLFTSKEKFDSGCGWPSFTKPLKEEEVVENLDTSYGMRRIEVRSKTADSHLGHVFNDGPGPSGLRYCINSASLRFIPLEDLEKEGYGEYKKLFD, encoded by the coding sequence ATGAAAAGTAAAGACGAATTGAAGCAGAAACTTTCACCGATCCAATATGAAGTCACGCAAAACAACGGAACAGAACCAGCGTTCCATAATGAATATTGGAATTTGAAGGAAGCAGGGTTATATGTGGATATCGTTTCAGGTGACCCACTGTTCACTTCAAAGGAAAAATTCGATTCAGGCTGCGGTTGGCCAAGTTTTACGAAACCGCTTAAAGAAGAAGAAGTAGTGGAAAACCTTGATACGAGTTACGGAATGAGAAGAATCGAGGTTCGTTCAAAAACTGCCGATTCCCATCTTGGTCATGTTTTCAATGATGGACCGGGACCATCCGGGCTGCGTTATTGCATCAATTCCGCATCTTTACGGTTCATACCGCTTGAAGACCTTGAAAAAGAAGGGTACGGAGAATACAAAAAGCTATTTGATTGA
- the msrA gene encoding peptide-methionine (S)-S-oxide reductase MsrA, protein MTKQLEKATFAGGCFWCMVKPFDEQPGIESVISGYTGGTTENPTYKEVCSETTGHFEAVQITFDPKVFPYEDIVELFWQQIDPTDAGGQFYDRGSSYQTAIFYHDEKQREIAEASKAELSASGKFSKPIVTPIIPAAPFYPAETYHQHYYKKQPEHYERYSTGSGRKAFIQNYWGDKK, encoded by the coding sequence TTGACGAAACAGTTAGAGAAAGCAACATTCGCAGGCGGATGCTTCTGGTGCATGGTGAAACCGTTCGATGAGCAGCCTGGTATCGAATCCGTTATTTCCGGATATACCGGCGGGACAACGGAAAATCCCACGTACAAGGAAGTTTGCTCTGAAACCACGGGACATTTTGAAGCTGTTCAAATTACATTTGATCCAAAAGTCTTTCCATATGAGGACATAGTCGAGTTGTTTTGGCAGCAAATCGACCCGACCGATGCCGGAGGACAATTTTATGACCGGGGAAGTTCCTATCAAACGGCAATTTTTTATCATGACGAAAAACAACGCGAAATTGCTGAAGCATCCAAAGCCGAGCTTTCGGCGAGCGGCAAATTTTCGAAACCGATCGTAACGCCGATCATACCAGCGGCTCCATTTTATCCAGCAGAGACCTATCATCAGCATTATTATAAAAAGCAGCCTGAGCATTATGAAAGATATTCGACCGGTTCGGGCCGAAAAGCATTTATACAAAATTATTGGGGGGATAAAAAATGA
- a CDS encoding DUF4397 domain-containing protein, with translation MSDTQSFLQKAKTYGLLSSYYQYSNPKLHEYYSQKHLKNLEKASQQLKYEQMKVTLPAQMRILQVASAAPSMDIHVNGVRIFKNLSFKESSRYMTFPAGRHQLDIYLNEETRSPLLSRNLELEGGTSYTLAAAFANESLTLLPFIDLPFVPQNEAKFRFIHLARAMPSVDIAVKDGDVVFEEISFQQASDYLTIHPMIVDFDAREAGTKRIVSSLPDMEFKENTASTLYMIGLNHETDRLESIMLSP, from the coding sequence ATGAGCGATACACAATCATTTTTACAAAAAGCGAAAACCTATGGTTTACTATCGTCTTATTATCAATACAGCAATCCAAAGCTACATGAGTATTATTCCCAGAAACATTTGAAAAATCTTGAAAAAGCGTCACAACAACTGAAATATGAACAAATGAAAGTCACACTTCCTGCACAAATGCGCATTTTACAAGTTGCTTCAGCTGCCCCCTCCATGGATATTCATGTAAATGGAGTCCGTATTTTCAAAAACCTCTCATTTAAAGAAAGCAGTCGTTACATGACCTTCCCTGCTGGAAGGCACCAGTTGGACATATATTTGAATGAAGAAACCCGTTCGCCCCTGCTCAGCCGGAACCTGGAGCTCGAAGGAGGGACATCTTATACGCTCGCCGCCGCTTTTGCCAATGAGTCCTTGACACTCTTACCATTCATTGATCTGCCCTTTGTCCCTCAAAATGAAGCAAAGTTCCGCTTCATACATTTGGCACGCGCAATGCCTTCGGTCGATATTGCCGTAAAAGATGGGGATGTCGTATTCGAAGAGATCTCTTTCCAACAGGCAAGTGACTATCTCACGATCCATCCCATGATTGTTGATTTCGATGCAAGGGAAGCCGGGACAAAACGAATCGTATCCTCATTGCCTGATATGGAATTTAAAGAAAATACAGCTTCGACCCTTTATATGATCGGCTTGAATCATGAAACAGACCGCTTGGAATCAATTATGTTATCTCCATAA
- a CDS encoding YpmS family protein, translating into MTKVKWKTLFFSLLAINILVILFVLILVNLPAKDKELIPKVSHEEDIQFQIHTNREDLTRLINQYLDKEGLTGPMHYEVYLTDEVELYGTMPFFNREVEMKLTFEPIAQKNGDLVLKQKSIAVGRMNLPVSYVMNLINERYNMPEWVSIRPNDESIYVSLQDMELKSDIRVKAKDFNLKKDDISFLLTIPSSFQ; encoded by the coding sequence ATGACAAAGGTCAAATGGAAGACTTTGTTTTTTTCCCTCTTAGCGATAAACATCCTGGTCATCCTGTTCGTTCTGATTTTAGTGAATTTACCCGCTAAAGACAAAGAACTCATACCAAAGGTTAGCCACGAGGAAGATATCCAATTTCAAATTCACACAAATCGTGAAGATTTGACAAGACTGATCAATCAGTATCTCGATAAGGAAGGATTGACAGGTCCCATGCATTACGAAGTATATTTGACGGACGAGGTCGAGTTGTATGGGACGATGCCATTTTTCAATCGTGAAGTGGAAATGAAATTAACTTTCGAGCCGATTGCTCAAAAGAACGGGGACTTGGTGTTAAAGCAAAAATCTATTGCGGTCGGCCGAATGAATCTTCCTGTGTCATATGTAATGAATTTAATAAACGAACGCTATAATATGCCGGAATGGGTCAGCATCAGGCCAAATGATGAAAGTATTTACGTTTCGTTACAGGATATGGAATTGAAAAGTGACATCAGGGTCAAAGCGAAGGATTTCAATCTTAAAAAGGATGATATTTCGTTTTTATTGACCATCCCATCATCGTTTCAGTGA
- a CDS encoding SGNH/GDSL hydrolase family protein: MRYRITCLFICIVWISGCGQSETASSQPAVQQKSIVKLSEKETIPASFFPDPVKIVSIGDSLTQGVGDSKDNGGYLPYLQNKLEKEPSITSVEMINHGIRGNRTDQLLKRLDKARIKKDIEQADSVVVTIGGNDIMKVFKKNFSNLELNQFKAAKSGYEKRLRQILDKVRSENDHAQIYLVGVYNPFSKWFGDFYELDLIMNDWNESGKEIIEEYDSAYFIEIADIFKNSDEDLLYAEDYFHPNDRGYELIATRIYNDMDITTIGKDTLEASAKGDDDQE; encoded by the coding sequence ATGAGATACAGAATCACCTGTCTTTTCATATGCATAGTTTGGATTTCTGGTTGCGGTCAAAGCGAAACGGCTTCAAGCCAACCAGCTGTTCAGCAGAAAAGCATCGTTAAGCTGAGTGAAAAGGAAACGATTCCTGCCAGCTTTTTTCCGGATCCTGTGAAAATCGTGTCAATTGGCGATTCCTTGACTCAAGGCGTCGGTGATAGCAAAGATAATGGCGGGTATCTGCCTTATTTACAAAATAAGCTGGAGAAAGAGCCATCGATTACTTCTGTAGAGATGATCAATCATGGTATACGCGGAAATCGAACCGATCAACTTTTGAAAAGACTGGATAAGGCAAGAATTAAAAAAGACATTGAACAAGCTGATTCGGTCGTCGTCACAATCGGTGGCAATGATATCATGAAGGTGTTTAAAAAGAATTTCTCGAATTTGGAATTGAATCAGTTTAAGGCGGCAAAATCAGGGTATGAAAAAAGATTGAGGCAGATACTCGATAAGGTGCGCTCAGAAAATGACCATGCCCAAATTTACCTTGTAGGCGTGTATAATCCGTTTTCCAAGTGGTTCGGGGATTTTTATGAGCTTGATCTGATCATGAATGATTGGAATGAAAGTGGCAAAGAAATTATCGAAGAATATGATTCAGCTTATTTTATTGAAATAGCAGATATTTTCAAGAATTCCGATGAAGATTTGCTTTATGCTGAAGATTATTTTCATCCGAATGATCGTGGTTATGAATTGATTGCGACAAGAATTTATAATGACATGGATATCACCACTATTGGAAAGGACACGTTGGAAGCAAGTGCCAAAGGAGATGATGACCAAGAATGA